The sequence TGCTGGAAGCCAGCTTTAACAATCGTTTGCACGAAGGACTGATTGAATTTGAAGATGAAGGAAATCTGAAAATGATTTTTGAAAATAATATAAGTGTGCAAATGGAGTATGGCATTAACGAGCCGCAAATAAACCGGGAAGGATCCATAGAAATCATTGGTGAGAAGGGGCGGGTTAAAGCTGGAGGTGCTTACTTAAATGAATGGGATTATTCAACTGATGATAGTGTGTTGCAAAAAAAGATTGACTTACTGCTGAAAGCGTTTTTTTCTGTTACTAATACAGATGTAACTACTATGTCAAATTTGTACCAGCCATCATTCGAACCGAACAATTACGGAAATTATAAGGGTAGCATGCGCAATCATCACAAAGTGTATGATAATCTGGTGCAGTCGTTAAAGCATCAAGTGCCTTATTATACCACAATTGAAGAAGCAAAAAATACTATTGAACTGATTAATCTCATTTATCAGGCACGGTAATTGAACTAAATTGAATAAAATTTAGTGCCATGCTACCCACTTTTAATTTAATAGAGTCTTCTGTGCGCGATGTTCAGTTTGGAAAAAATGTAACCATTGTTGGACCTGTTAATATTTATGGTTGCATTATCGGCCATGATTCACGTGTAGGACCATTTACCGAAATACAATCCAATGTAACTATTGGTGAGCGATGTAAAATTCAGTCTCACAGTTTTATATGCAGTCTAGTAACCATTGGCAATGATTGCTTCATAGGACATGGAGTCATGTTTATCAATGATTTATTTTCAGAAGGAAGACCAGCAGGCGATGCATCTAAATGGCAAGCTACATTCATTGGAAATCATGTTTCCATAGGTAGCAATGCTACTATTTTACCTGTAACTATTTGTGACAATGTGGTCATTGGTGCAGGCGCTGTGGTTACAAAGGACATTAATGAGCCTGGGTTTTATGCAGGCAATCCCGCCAAAAAAATCCGATAATAGAATAGTAGGGTTAATGACTATGATAACCCCGCTTAATTGCTCAGTCTGATGGTATTAGACTTTGATATAGATTTTTTTCTTGTCTAATACATACACAATCAGCCAGTAAAAAGCAATCATACAGAGTGCGTATACTAAAGAGCCTACTCTGGCATCTTCTGCAATGGGTTTGCAAAGTGTATTATAAAACCAAGATAAAAAGCTGGTATAGTGTTTGGTGCCATCTGCATCCGTTTCAGATACCCATCTGAGTAAGCTAGATAATCTTGGCAAGAAGCCGCTCAATACAAAAATAAAAAGCGGGTTTTTCCCAAATACATCAAAGAAACGGCTCCATGCACCTTTAGCCCCTTTAAATTCAATGGCATAAATCATTACGCCAATGGTTAAAATGGCCAAACCTGTTGTATATAAAGTATAACTGCTGGTCCAGATTTTTTTATTGATGGGGAATACCAAGTCCCAGCAATACCCACTGAAAGTTAGCACCAAACCTGCAACAAAAAGGCTGCTAAGCATATCGGCGTTTTTCCCTTTCAACTGAATGTATTGACCAACTAAAAATCCAAAAATCACCTGTACAATAGCTGCAGGCGTGCTCATGAACCCTTCCGGATCAAACGGAACACCTTCTCCCTTGTAAATATGGGTAACGCCTAAAATATCTATATCAATGGCGGTTCCAAACCAGCCTTGTAAACTATATGGGTCACCGTCTGCACCCAATGCATAACAAACGAACCAGTAAAGCAACAGAATGGCCATGCCAATTACATAGGCGCCGCGGGTTTTTCCATAAAACACAATAACAGAAGCAAAGAAATAACAGAGTGCAATTCTTTGTAAAACGCCTAATATTCTTACGTTCTCCCATGTTTTAAAAACCAATTCTTCGCCATCCCATTTTACAAAAGGACTCCAGTGCAACAACACACCAATCCCAAAAATGAGTAGGGTTCTTTTGATTACTTTTTTCCAGAATTCAGCCGGGCCTGCTGCTTCAAAACGAGGCATCACAAATGCCATGGCATTGCCAACAGCAAACAAAAAGAAAGGGAATACCAGGTCTGTTGGCGTTACGCCATGCCAGGGTGCATGTTGTAAAGGGCCAAAAATATGCCCCCAGCTACCTGGATTATTAACTAAAATCATCAAGGCAACAGTTGCGCCTCTGAAAACGTCCAGTGAATAGTATCTGTTTCCCATAATTGGCTAAGTGTAAAAGCTAAGTTATACTAATTGGATATTGCTACCAATTTATGCTATATGCATTTTAGGTTGCATATTTGCATGAATCTAGGATCATGAAAAAAGCATTAATTACGGGCATCACCGGCCAGGACGGTGCATATTTAGCAGAACTGCTGCTGAAGAAGGGCTATGAAGTGCATGGAATCAAGCGCAGGAGTTCGCTTTTCAATACACAAAGAATCGATCATTTTTACGAGGACCCACATATTCCAGACCGACATATGGTACTGCATTACGGCGATTTAACTGATAGTACGAATTTGATTCGGATTATTCAGGAAGTGCAGCCCGATGAAATTTATAACCTTGCTGCCATGAGTCATGTGCATGTGAGTTTTGAAACACCCGAATACACCGCCAATGCGGATGGAGTGGGAGCATTGAGAATATTGGAGGCAATACGTTTGCTGGGGTTAACTAAAAAGACAAAATTCTATCAGGCATCTACCTCAGAATTATATGGATTGGTACAGGCTGTTCCGCAAAGTGAAACCACGCCATTTTATCCCAGAAGCCCTTATGCGGTAGCTAAGTTATATGCTTACTGGATTACAGTGAATTACAGAGAAGCCTATGGCATGTATGCCTGCAATGGAATTTTATTCAATCATGAAAGTCCGTTAAGAGGAGAAACTTTTGTAACCCGAAAAATTACCCGCGCCGTAGCCCGTATTTCGATGGGATTACAGGATGTTCTTTACTTAGGAAACCTAGATGCACAAAGAGATTGGGGGCATGCTAAAGATTATGTAGAAGGAATGTGGCTGATGTTGCAGCAAGAACAGCCAGAAGATTTTGTATTGGCAACTGGAGTTACTACTTATATCCGTGATTTTGTTAGAATGGCTTTCGCTGAAGTAGGAGTTACCCTGGCATTTAGTGGAGAGGGAGTGAATGAAATAGGTACAATTGCGGCTATTGAAAATGTGCAACACTCATCTATGAAAGTAGGACAGGTTGTGGTAAAAGTAGACCCTCGTTATTACAGACCTACTGAAGTTGATTTATTAATTGGAGATGCAACCAAGGCTAAGAAGAAATTAAACTGGTCGCCTAAATATACTTTAGCTGAAATGGTAAAAGAGATGGTGGCGGCAGATATTGTATTGTTTAAAAAAGAACAGTTGTTGAAAGACAATGGATTTGCAACAGAAAAGGAACATGAATAAGCAAGCAAAAATATATGTGGCCGGTCACAGAGGCATGGTGGGTAGCGCTATTGTCAGAAAGCTGGAAACTTTAGGTTATACTTCTATTATTACCCGAACTTCAAAGGAGCTGGATTTGAGGAATCAACAGGCTGTTGCTGATTTCTTTGCAACAGAAAAGCCCGACTATGTATTTCTGGCTGCAGCCAAAGTTGGTGGAATCGTTGCTAATAACACATATCGCGCAGAATTTATTTACGACAACCTTATGATGGAGAGTAATATTATTCATCAGAGTTATGTAAATGGTGTGCAAAAATTATTGTTTTTAGGTTCTTCCTGTATTTATCCTAAAATGGCCCCACAGCCGCTGAAAGAAGAATATTTACTCAGTGGCTATTTGGAAGAAACCAATCAACCCTATGCAATTGCAAAGATTGCAGGTATAGAATTATGTGACAGTTATCGTGCCCAGTATGGCTGTAATTTTATTTCTGCCATGCCCACGAATTTGTATGGTCCCAATGACAACTACGATCTGGAAAAAAGTCATGTATTGCCAGCCATGTTGCGTAAGTTCATTACTGCTAAAGCAAATGATGAAGCTACAGTTACAATCTGGGGATCAGGAACTCCAAGAAGAGAATTTCTGCATGTGGATGATCTGGCAGAAGCCTGTTTGTACCTGATGGAAAATTATAATGAAAAAGGTTTGGTAAATATTGGAACAGGAGTAGATGTGACTATTCTGGAACTTGCTCAGATGGTTAAAGAAATTACAGGCTATCAGGGTGAGATTGTGCTGGATGCTTCCAAACCTGATGGTACCCCCCGAAAACTAATGGATGTAAGCAAAATCAATGGATTTGGCTGGAAAGCCAGGATAGATTTATATCAGGGCATTTCAATGGTCTATGATTTGGTAAAAAATGCTCCTTGGAATAGCTCAGGAAAATAAGTAAGCATACAAAACAGTAACTTTATATTCATACAAAATTATTTATGTCTAAGAGAATCATCATTACCGGGGGCGCCGGTTTTATAGGCTCGCATGTTGTAAGATTATTCGTTAATAAATATCCTGATTATACTATTATTAACCTGGATGCGTTAACCTATGCTGGCAATCTGGAAAATCTACGTGATATTGAAAACAAACCCAATTATCATTTTGCCAAAGTGAATATACTGGACGTAAAAGCTGTGGAGGATTTGTTTGACCAATATCAGGTTACAGATATGATACATTTGGCAGCTGAGTCGCATGTAGATCGTTCCATTGTTTCTCCTTTGGATTTTGTGTACACCAATGTGATTGGGACTGTTAATTTGTTGAATACCGCAAAACAGAAGTGGGCAGCGGATTTGAGCAATCATCGTTTTTATCATGTATCAACGGATGAAGTATACGGAAGTCTGGGAACAGAGGGTTTGTTCACGGAAGAAACCGCCTATGATCCACGTTCGCCATATTCTGCAAGTAAAGCATCTTCCGATCATTTTGTAAAAGCTTATCATGAAACCTATCATTTGCCGGTTGTAATTACCAACTGTTCCAATAACTATGGGCCGTTTCATTTTCCGGAGAAACTGATCCCTTTGTTTATTAATAATATTTTGCAGGGGAAACCATTGCCTGTTTACGGAGATGGATTGTATACACGTGACTGGTTGTATGTGAAAGACCATGCGCTGGCCATTGATCTGGTATTCCATAAAGGAGTGAATGGAGAAACCTACAATATTGGTGGATTTAACGAATGGAAGAATATTGATCTGGTAAAATTATTGTGTCAGCAAATGGATGAAAAGCTGGGCAAGCCGGCAGGTACTAGCGAAAAACTAATTACCTATATCAAAGATCGCCCTGGTCACGACAGAAGGTATGCGATTGATGCTACCAAAATTAACCGTGAGCTGGGTTGGAAGCCAACGGTTACTTTCCAGCAGGGGTTGAGTGAAACCATTGATTGGTTCTTGGCCAATACCGAATGGCTGAACAACGTTACCAGTGGTAATTACCAGCATTATTACGAATCCATGTATAGTAACAAATAATCATGCAGATAGAGTATACCCCCATAGAAGGTTGTTTTATAATTCACGATACATTTTTTGGTGATAGTCGTGGGTATTTTTTTGAGAGTTTTAATAGAAGCACTTTTCTAGAGAAAACAGGCGTAGCAGTAGATTTTGTACAGGATAACCAGTCTCAGTCGGGCAGAGGTGTTTTGAGGGGCTTGCATTTTCAGCATGGAGAGTTTGCGCAAGCGAAACTAGTTCGTGTATTAAATGGAACTGTGCTGGATGTTGCGGTAGATTTAAGAAAAGACTCAAAAACTTTTGGTCAGCACGTAGCAGTAGAATTGAGTGGAGAGAGTCGTACGCAGTTTTTTGTGCCACGTGGTTTTGCACATGGTTTTGTAGTATTGAGTGAACAGGCAACATTTTTTTATAAGTGTGATAATTATTATCACAAAGCATCTGAAGGAGGCATTGCTTTCAATGACCCGGATCTGGGCATTGATTGGAAGTTGCCTGCTGATCAATTATTGCTTTCAGATAAAGACAAGGAACTGCCTTTTTTGAAAGACTGTATCAATAGCTTACAATTTTAAATATTTATACCGCAGATATGAAAGGAATCATTTTAGCAGGAGGATCAGGAACCAGGTTGTATCCAATTACCAAAGGAATCAGTAAGCAGCTGATGCCGGTATACGATAAGCCCATGATTTATTATCCGCTGTCGGTGTTGATGCTGGCAGGTATTAGGGAAATCCTGTTCATTACTACTCCGCAAGATTCCGATCAGTTCCAGCGATTATTGGGAGATGGTGCTGAAATTGGGTGTTCGTTCACGTATGCTGTTCAACACGAACCCAATGGATTGGCGCAGGCATTTGTGATTGGAGAGCAATTCATTGGGAACGATAAAGTTTGCCTGATCCTGGGGGATAATATTTTTTATGGGGCAGGTTTCAGTAAACTGGTGCAAAGCTTCAACGATGTAAACGGTGCGGCGGTATTTGCTTATGAAGTAAATGATCCGGAGCGATATGGTGTAGTTGAATTTGATGCAGATAAAAAAGCGATTTCCATAGAAGAGAAGCCGAAGCAGCCTAAATCTAATTATGCAGTACCAGGACTATATTTCTATGATAATTCAGTTGTGGAAATTGCCAAAAATATCAAGCCCTCACCCAGAGGCGAGTATGAGATAACCGATGTAAACCGTGTTTACCTGAACGCGGGAAAATTGCAGGTGGGTATTATGAACAGAGGTACAGCCTGGTTAGATACGGGTACTTTTGATTCATTTGCGGATGCCTGTGAATTTGTAAGAGTTATTGAGAAAAGACAGAGTCAGAAAATTGGTTGTATAGAGGAAGTAGCCTATCGTATGGGATTCATTGATCGCGTACAACTCATGGTTTTAGCTGAAAAATATGCTAAAAGTGGTTATGGTGAATACCTGAAGCGTTTAAAGGTTTTGTAGGTATTTTAAACAAAATCGGCAATGCAGCGTTACTAATGCTATGAATGCCTTTACAATCAAAGATTTAGAGAACCTGTCGGGTATTAAAGCGCATACCATCCGTATATGGGAACAGCGGTATTCGTTCCTTAACCCACAGCGTACAGAAACCAATATTCGCTATTATTCAGGCGATGAATTAAAGACGGTTTTGAACATAGCTTTACTGAATAAGTATGGGTTCAAGATTTCGCATATTGACCGCATGAGTGCGGATGAAATGCGTGAAAAAACCCTTAGTTTAAATCAGGCGCAAGCACAGCAGGAAAGAATTGTGAATGAATTGATCAGCTGCATGATCGACATGAAGCTGGAGGAATTTGAAATGCTTGTTGATGGCTATATCAAAACCAAGGGAATTGAAAAAACCATTCCACAGATTATTTTCCCTTTTCTGGAACGCATCGGAATACTCTGGCTCACCAACCACATCAATCCTGCTCAGGAGCACCTGGTAACGAATATTATTCGTCAGAAACTCATCATGGGTATCGAAACCTGTCAGACTCCCCTTACACAGCGAAAAACGGTCTTGTTGTTTTTGCCTGAGGGTGAACATCATGAGTTAGGTATTTTATTTACTTATTATCTGTTTAAGAGCCGAGGGGTTAAAGTGATTTACTTGGGTGCGAATGTACCATTGAAAGATGTAGAATATGTGGCCACTTTAAAGAAACCTGATTTCTTGTATTCCCATCTAACTTCTGTTGCGCACAATTTTAATTTTGAGAAGTTCTTAGTGAACGTACAAAATAGAATACCAGAGTTCTCCGTAATTGTTTCAGGGGCTTTGACTCAGTCTTACAAAAAACGGGTACCAACCAATGTGACTTTCAAGAAGTCTTTGGCAGAAGTAACTGAATATATAGGCACTTTGTAAGCATTTATGCCGCTACATACGATTTAAGTATAATGTTTAAACAACAATTAACCAGCCCGCTATATGCGGGCTGGTTTGTTTAACAAATATTTTTAAAAAATTAAACAAAATACAGGGGCATTACCGAATTATATGTTTAGCTTTATGCTTCAAATTATTAAACAATACGCCATGTCTACGCTAGATTTTAATCAAATGTTGGTCAATAATGCGGATTTTTTGAAACCTTTCGCGGTTACTTTAACGCGCGATCAGGAAGCGGCAAAAGACTTGTATCAGGAAACTTTATTCCGGGCATTGGCTAACAAAGACAAGTACAATGTAGGAACGAATATTAAGGCATGGTTGTACACCATCATGCGTAATATTTTCATCAATAACTACAGAAGAAAGTCTAAACAGTCTACCATCTTTGATAATACCCCCAATGAATTTCTATTAGACTTCAATCAGGGTGCAGTAGCCAACGAAGCCATTGCAAATATTAATATGAAAGAAGTAAAGCAGGCGATTCACAATCTTCCTGAGATTTTTAAAAATCCATTTCTTTTATATTTTGATGGTTACAAATACCATGAAATTGCAGAAATGCTGGATGAACCTTTAGGTACAATCAAGAGCAGGATTCACTTTGCCAGAAAACTGTTGAAATCTCATATTCAGCGTTTCTAAGAATTTTCATTAACTTACTCGTCAAGTGAAGCAAAAGCAAGCGATCGTAATCGGCAGCGGTTTCGCAGGTATGTCTGCGGCCTCATTTCTAGCCAGATCGGGCTGGAAAGTTATGGTATTGGAACAACATAATATGCCGGGAGGCAGAGCCCGCAAATTTGAAGCAGCAGGCTTTACATTTGATATGGGGCCCAGCTGGTATTGGATGCCAGATGTATTCGAGCGATATTTTCAGCAATTTGGAAAAGAAGTCAGCGACTACTACCAATTGGAAAGACTGGATCCATCCTATCGTGTTTACTGGCCTGATGGCATTACAGATATCCCCGCAAACTATATTGAATTAAAAGCCCTTTTTGAAAAATTGGAACCTGGTGCCGGTGAGCAGCTAGACCTGTTCATGAAAGAAGCGGCCTATAAATATGAAGTTGGGGTAAATAAACTCGTATTTAAACCGGGTCAATCCTTGTTGGAATTTTTAGACCTTGATTTAATAAAAGGGGTATTCAAGCTGGATGTTTTCAATTCTATGAAAGCTCATGTGGGCAAGTATTTCAAGAATCCGAAGCTGGTAGAATTGATGGAATTTCCCGTTTTGTTTTTAGGTGCATTGCCCGAACACACTCCTGCATTATACAGTTTAATGAACTATGCCGATATTAAAGGAGGAACCTGGTATCCGCAAAAAGGAATGTATGAAATTGCAAAAGCCATGTATGATTTGGCGGTATCATTGGGCGTAGAATTTAGGTTTAATCATTCTGTTACAGGCATTAATATTAAAGATGGGGTAGCAAATTCTGTTTCCTGCCTGGTGAATACACCTGCAGGCAAAACAAGTGTGGCAATTGATGCTGATGTGGTAGTTGGTGGAGCCGATTATCATCATGTTGAAACTGTTTTGTTACCAAGTGAATATCAATCCTATTCAGCTGCTTATTGGAATAAGCGTGTGATGGCTCCCAGTTGTTTGTTGTATTATATCGGGTTAAATAAAAAACTGGAGGGCATAACGCACCATTCCTTGTATTTTGATACCGATTTTAGTTTGCATGGTAAAGAAATTTACACAACCAAGGAATGGCCAACCAATCCACTGTTTTATTTGTGCGCACCTTCAGTAACAGATAAAACGGTTGCGCCAGAAGGATGCGAAAACTTATTTTTATTAATACCTGTGGCAACTGGTTTAACCGGGGATACGGAAGAACTAAGAGAGAAGTATTTTCAGCAGATAATTAAAAGAGTAGAGGAACAAATTGGCCAGTCAATACAAGATGCTATTATTTATAAAAGGACTTTTGCCCAAAGCAATTTCATTGAAGATTATAACGCTTTCAAAGGAAATGCTTATGGTTTAGCGAACACTTTACTGCAAACTGCTGTTTTAAAGCCGTCATGCAGAAGTAAAAAAGTTAAAAACTTATTCTTTACAGGACAATTAACCGTTCCGGGTCCGGGAGTTCCTCCCAGTCTGATCAGCGGTGAAGTAGTAGCTAAAGAAATTACCAAATTATATGATTAAACTGTTTCATCAGGTAAGTCAGGAATGCAGCAGAATTACTACGGAGCTGTATAGCACGAGTTTTTCTTCGTCCATTCGGCTCTTGCATAAAGATCTTAGAACGCCCATTTTTAATATTTATGGGTTTGTAAGATTTGCAGACGAAATAGTGGACACTTTTCATGAATTTGACAAAGTAAAATTGCTGACTGATTTTAAAAAGGCTACTTATGAAGCCATTGAGCAAAAAATTTCACTTAATCCTATTTTGCACAGCTTCCAGTTAACGGTGAATGAATACAATATTGACCATTCATTAATTGATGCCTTCCTGAAGAGCATGGAGATGGATTTGGGTAAGAAGCAGTATGATAGAAACGGGTATGAGGAATATATCTATGGAAGTGCCGAAGTAGTTGGCTTAATGTGTTTGTACGTTTTTTGCAATGGCGATAAAAATAGCTATGAACAGCTTAAACCTTATGCCTGCAGTCTGGGCTCTGCTTTTCAGAAAGTAAACTTTCTTCGTGATCTGAAAGCAGATTTTGAGGGATTAGACAGGATGTATTTTCCAGGTTGCGACTTCAGTAATTTCACACAGGAAGACAAACTAAAAATTGAGCAGGATATTCAGCGTGATTTTGATCATGCATATGAAGGAATTGTTCAATTGCCTCTTAAAGCAAGATTTGGCGTATATGTAGCATATAAATATTATTTAAGTCTGTTCAAAAAAATCAAAAAGCTACAGCCACAGAAGATATTAGACACCAGGGTGAGAATTCCCGATCATGGTAAGGTTTTCATTCTGGCCAAAGCGGGTATTCGTAGTCAACTAAACCTGCTATAATCCAATGACAGAACTAGTGATTCTGGTAAATGAAGCTGACGAAGAAATTGGTTTCATGGAAAAAATGGAAGCTCATGAGAAGGCCTTATTACACAGAGCATTCAGTGTATTTGTTTTCAATAGCTCCGGAGAAATGTTATTGCAGCAAAGAGCCAGTGAAAAATACCACAGCGCTAATCTGTGGACCAATACCTGTTGCAGTCATCCCAGACCAGGCGAATCTGTTGCGCAGGCAGCGAATCGCAGACTAAAGGAAGAAATGGGTTTCCAGACACCTTTGCAAAAAGCCTTTGACTTTGTATATAAAGCACCTTTTGATAACGGCTTAACTGAATACGAATTTGATCATGTATTTATTGGAACTTATGAAGGAAGTATTGAAATGAATCCTTCGGAAGTACAAGCCCATGCTTTTCGTAGCTTTGATACAATAGAAACCATGATTCAAGCCCAGCCAGCACAATTTACTTCCTGGTTTTTAATAGCATTTCCGAAAGTTAAAGCCTGGTGGCAAGAAAAATATCGCTAAAGGAATGAGTGAAAATTCGTCCAGTAAAAATGCAATTGTTATAGGTGCGGGTATCGCAGGCCTGGCATCTGCCATACGTCTGCAGGTAATGGGGTACGAAGTAACAGTGTATGAGAAAAACAACTATCCGGGTGGAAAACTGAGCCATTTTGAAATAAATGGATATCAATTTGACGCAGGTCCCAGTTTATTTACCAGACCAAAGTTGATTGAAGAATTATTTGTATTGGCCAATGAGCCAATGGAAAACTATTTCTCTTACGAACGTGTGCCAGTTGCTTGTCATTATTTTTATCAGGATGGCACCCTGATAAAAGCATATGCGGATCATGAGAAATTTGCAGAAGAAATACAGGTAAAAACAGGGGAGCCAGCTGAGCATGTACACGAATATTTACGACACTCGGCCAATGCATATGAAAACATTGCAGATATATTTCTAAAATATACATTGCATCGCTTGTCAACCTTATTTAAAGCGCCTGTAGCCAAAGCCATTCAATATCTGAAATGGCCTTATCTCTTTACCAGTTTACATCAGTACAATCAATCCAGATTTCAATCATCCAAATTGGTGCAACTCTTTAACAGATATGCTACCTATAATGGCAGCAATCCTTACAAAGCACCGGCCATGCTTTCTTTGATTCCTCATTTGGAACACAATGAAGGAACTTTCTATCCAAAAGGAGGAATGATCAGCATTACACGTGCCTTGTTTGCACTTGCAGAAAAGAAAGGAGTGAAGTTCATATTTGATACTCCGGTAGATAAGATTATTCGTGCAAATAACCAAGTTCAAGGCGTTGTAGTGAATGGAGAAAATATAATGGCCAATCTGGTAGTAAGTAATATGGATGTTTATTTTACCTATCAGCATTTATTGGGTGAGCCATTGAAAGCTAAAAAAATATTGAAGCAGGAAAGAAGCAGTAGTGCATTTATTTTTTATTGGGGCATGAGCAAAACTTTTGAGCAACTGAGTTTGCATAATATTTTTTTCAGCGAGCAATACGAAGCAGAATTTAATTCTTTGTTTCATACATGTCAGCCTTTTGCCGACCCTACTGTATACATCAACATTACAAGCAAATGTGAGCCTGGTATCCAGGCACCTTCAGAGAAAGAAAACTGGTTTGTAATGGTCAATGCACCTGCAAATAATGGCCAGGATTGGGATGCTATTCGCGATTTTTACAAAAAAGCAATACTGCAAAAACTGAATAGTATTATAGGAGAAGATATAGCTAAGTACATAGAAGTGGAAGAAGTATTAAGCCCTGTGAGTATCGAAACAAAAACTGCATCCTATATGGGTTCTTTGTACGGAACTAGTTCTAATAGCAAGATGGCGGCTTTTATGCGTCACCCTAATTTCAGTAATACCATAAAAGGTTTGTACTTTGTAGGAGGAAGTGTACACCCCGGAGGTGGAATTCCTCTCTGTTTGTCTAGTGCAGCAATTATGTCAGATTTAGTAAAAGCCGATGTTGTATAATAAGCCAGCCATACCATTGTTCATAGCCATCTTGTTTCATTTTATGGGTGTGCTGGGTATTTTGTTCACCCCTTATAAGGAATGGTTCATCGCCAACACTCCACTAACACTTATTTTGATGGGAATATTGCTGGCTGCCAGTCAGGAAAAAATTGAAAAAGGTTTTGTGCTGTTTTTTATTCTTGCTTTTGTAACCGGTATGGTTACAGAAATGATAGGTGTAAATACAGGGATCTTATTTGGGGATTATGTATATGGAACCGTGATGGGCCCTCAATTATTGGGCGTACCCTTTTTGATTGGTATGAACTGGTTTGTGATTGTGTTTTGCTGTGGATCGCTCATGAACAAATTGAACAAAGTAATGCTGGCTAAATATGAAGCCCCAATACCAGTTGCCATCATTAAGTGGTCTGTTATTATTGATGGTGCAGTGTTGGCTACTTTTTTTGACTGGTTGATGGAGCCGGTAGCCATAAAGCTAGGGTTCTGGTCCTGGGAAGGTGGTGGTATTCCTATGTTGAATTATGTCTGCTGGTTTGGGATAAGCGCCATTTTATTGGCAGTTCAGCAACAGCTTAAATTAAAGGCCCAAAACCATTTTGCCATACACTTGTTAATTATACAGGCACTCTTTTTTCTGTCACTTAGAATATTTTTATAGCATGTGGTATGTACTTTTTACTTTATTGGTATTCGTATTAATGGAAGGGATTACCTGGTTAACCCATCGCTATGTAATGCATGGATTTCTCTG is a genomic window of Sediminibacterium sp. TEGAF015 containing:
- a CDS encoding carotenoid biosynthesis protein gives rise to the protein MLYNKPAIPLFIAILFHFMGVLGILFTPYKEWFIANTPLTLILMGILLAASQEKIEKGFVLFFILAFVTGMVTEMIGVNTGILFGDYVYGTVMGPQLLGVPFLIGMNWFVIVFCCGSLMNKLNKVMLAKYEAPIPVAIIKWSVIIDGAVLATFFDWLMEPVAIKLGFWSWEGGGIPMLNYVCWFGISAILLAVQQQLKLKAQNHFAIHLLIIQALFFLSLRIFL